The uncultured Methanolobus sp. sequence GTGCCCGGATGTACCCTGCTGGGAGGAGGACTGGCATTAATCTCTGACCTTATCGCACATCTTCCGGGAAGTAATCTTACCCTGCCACTGAGCGCGGTTACATCAATGTTGGGAGCACCGGTAATCGTATGGGTAATCCTGTATGGAAATAAGATTGGAAGGGGGATATCTGTATGAAAAAAGCATCCCTTATCTCAACATCAGGCCTTAGTATCGGATATACTCACAAGAATAAACCCACTACTGTCATTTCAGAGGATCTGGATCTGGACCTGATGCCAGGGGAACTTGTATGCCTGATTGGGCCGAACGGTGCAGGCAAATCCACCCTGATCAGGACCCTTATAGGCATGCAACCATCCATTTCCGGAGAAATATCTCTTACAGGCAGGTCACTGAGTGATTTCACCGCAATGGAAAAAGCAAGGGTTCTGAGTGTTGTGCTGACATCCCAGATCAATATATCGCATTTCAAGGCATTCGACGTTGTATCCCTGGGTCGCTATCCCTATACCGGGTGGGGCGGTACGTTATCGGAAAAAGACAGGGAAATGGTTTCATCCTCATTATCCTCTGTAGGAGCCAGCAAGCTTTCTTCACGCTACATGTCCGAGCTCAGCGATGGGGAAAAACAAAAGGTCATGATTGCACGTGGGCTTGCACAGGACCCTTCGGTACTTGTACTTGACGAACCAACCGCATTCCTCGATCTCCCTCATAAAATAGAGATAATGCGTATCCTCAGATTGCTTTCAAGACACCCGGGAAGAGCGGTCCTTCTTTCTATCCATGACCTTGATATCGCTATGCGTACAGCCGACAGGATATGGTTGTTCAATAAGAATGGGGAGTTTTTTTCCGGTGCTCCCGAGGACCTTGTATTGCAGGGTGTCTTCGGTTCTGCCTTTGAGATGGGAGGAGTTCATTTTGATAATGTGAAAGGGACATTCATAATCCCACCCGAAAAAAAGGGTGAAGCCGTGCTTAAAGGGAGCGACGAGATAGAGATCATATGGACAACACATGCGCTTGAGCGTGCAGGATTCAGGGTGCGCAAAGACAGGAGCACTGATATTGAAATAGAGATCGTAAACAATGGTGTTGGCACGTGCTGGAAATACAAGAACGACGGAGCTGAGCAGGATTTCTTCTGCATTGCCGACATGATCCAGTACCTTAACAGGCTGCATGAGGGTGATAATCCAGAAAAACGTTCATCCATCAAATACATGGAGCAGGAACTGGACAAAGCTATACTTACGGAGGCAAACCTGACATGAAATACAAGTTCCGGGCAAAAGCCCCCGACCACATTTTTCCTGAAAATTCTCCTGAAAAACACGGAGGCCTTGATCCCCGATGATCCAGGTAGCCCTTTATGGAAAAGGCGGTATCGGGAAATCCACGGTGTCAGCCAATCTTTCTGCTGCACTCGGCGAGAGAGGAAAACGTGTCCTTCAGGTAGGATGTGACCCGAAACACGATTCCACCAGGCTTCTTCTGGAAGGTACTCCAATACCTACAGTGCTGGATTATATACGCGACAGGCTTCCAGAACAAAGGAAGCTTGAGGATATCCTGTTCGAAGGTTATGCAGGTGTGGCCTGTGTAGAAGCAGGTGGACCGGAACCCGGAGTTGGTTGTGCCGGACGTGGTATCTTAAGCACTTTTGAAGTCCTTGAAAACCTGGGAATAAACGGAATACCTTTTGACGTTAAACTCTATGATGTGCTG is a genomic window containing:
- a CDS encoding ABC transporter ATP-binding protein, whose translation is MKKASLISTSGLSIGYTHKNKPTTVISEDLDLDLMPGELVCLIGPNGAGKSTLIRTLIGMQPSISGEISLTGRSLSDFTAMEKARVLSVVLTSQINISHFKAFDVVSLGRYPYTGWGGTLSEKDREMVSSSLSSVGASKLSSRYMSELSDGEKQKVMIARGLAQDPSVLVLDEPTAFLDLPHKIEIMRILRLLSRHPGRAVLLSIHDLDIAMRTADRIWLFNKNGEFFSGAPEDLVLQGVFGSAFEMGGVHFDNVKGTFIIPPEKKGEAVLKGSDEIEIIWTTHALERAGFRVRKDRSTDIEIEIVNNGVGTCWKYKNDGAEQDFFCIADMIQYLNRLHEGDNPEKRSSIKYMEQELDKAILTEANLT